A part of Colius striatus isolate bColStr4 chromosome 13, bColStr4.1.hap1, whole genome shotgun sequence genomic DNA contains:
- the LOC104556872 gene encoding adrenodoxin gives MIARGIAGLMRPLRSGLNVSTIRFIYLSGVAEQHHTPAKQRSQRGFSSTHKLQDASGESSSAEQVTVHFINRDGERLTAVAKEGESLLEVVVNQNLAIDGFGACEGTLACSTCHLIFEKDTFQKLDAISDEEMDMLDLAYGLTETSRLGCQVCIKKSMDGLTVRVPMDVSDIRRQLEVGKQSKQ, from the exons ATGATAGCTCGAGGCATCGCGGGGCTCATGCGGCCCTTGCGAAGTGGACTGAATGTGAGCACAATTCGCTTTATTTACCTCAGTGGGGTGGCTGAGCAGCATCACACACCAGCTAAGCAGAGGTCACAAAGAGGCTTCAGCTCCACGCACAAGCTCCAAGATGCTTCTGGGGAATCGAG ctctgcagagcaggtgACGGTGCATTTTATAAATCGTGATGGAGAGCGACTTACGGCCGTAGCCAAGGAAGGGGAGAGCTTGCTGGAAGTGGTAGTCAACCAGAACCTGGCCATTGACGGATTTG GTGCATGCGAAGGGACATTAGCCTGCTCTACCTGTCACCTCATTTTTGAGAAGGACACCTTCCAGAAGCTGGATGCCATCTCAGATGAAGAGATGGACATGCTGGACTTGGCCTATGGACTCACTGAGAC atCTCGCCTTGGATGCCAGGTGTGCATTAAGAAGTCCATGGATGGTCTGACAGTGCGGGTCCCCATGGATGTATCGGACATCAGGAGGCAGCTGGAAgttggaaagcaaagcaaacagtgA
- the MSN gene encoding moesin isoform X2, whose amino-acid sequence MLSWSLPSSPTLQGSNSLIRVLEQHKLNKDQWEERIQVWHEEHRGMIREDAVLEYLKIAQDLEMYGVNYFSIKNKKGSELWLGVDALGLNIYEQNDRLTPKIGFPWSEIRNISFNDKKFVIKPIDKKAPDFVFYAPRLRINKRILALCMGNHELYMRRRKPDTIEVQQMKAQAREEKHQKQMERALLENEKKKRELAEKEKEKIEREKEELMERLKQIEEQTKKAQQELEEQTRRAMELEQERKRAQEEAEKLAKERREAEEAKEALLKASHDQQKTQEQLAAEMAELTARITQLEMARQKKESEAQEWQQKAQMVQEDLEKTKEELKTAMSTPHVTEPMHSENEHDDEQDENAAEASAELRSEATIKDRSEEQRTTEAEKNERVQKHLKALSSELANARDETKKTANDMIHAENMRLGRDKYKTLRQIRQGNTKQRIDEFESM is encoded by the exons ATGCTGAGCTGGAGTTTGCCATCCAGCCCAACACTACAGGGAAGCAACTCTTTGATCAG AGTCCTGGAGCAGCACAAGCTTAACAAGGATCAGTGGGAGGAGAGGATTCAAGTGTGGCATGAGGAGCATCGAGGAATGATTAG AGAAGATGCTGTCTTGGAGTACCTGAAAATTGCACAGGATCTGGAAATGTATGGTGTGAACTACTTCAGCATTAAGAACAAGAAGGGCTCTGAACTCTGGCTAGGTGTAGATGCTCTTGGACTCAACATTTATGAACAGAATGACAG GCTAACACCAAAAATTGGGTTCCCTTGGAGTGAGATCAGAAATATCTCATTTAATGACAAGAAATTTGTTATCAAGCCTATTGACAAGAAAGCACCG GACTTTGTGTTCTATGCCCCTCGGTTACGGATTAACAAACGGATCTTGGCACTTTGCATGGGGAACCATGAGCTCTACATGCGTAGACGTAAACCAGATACCATTGAGGTGCAGCAGATGAAGGCACAGGCTCGGGAAGAGAAGCATCAGAAACAGATGGAAAG AGCCCTACTGGAGAATgagaagaagaagagggagttggcagaaaaggagaaggaaaagattgaACGTGAGAAGGAGGAACTAATGGAGAGACTCAAGCAGATTGAAGAGCAAACCAAGAAAGCTCAGCAAG aactgGAAGAACAGACCCGCAGAGCTATGGAGCTGGAACAGGAGAGAAAACGAGCtcaagaggaagcagagaagctTGCTAAAGAAcgtagagaagcagaagaagcaAAGGAGGCCCTATTGAAAGCATCCCATGATCAACAAAAGACCCAGGAACAGCTG GCTGCTGAGATGGCAGAACTCACAGCTAGAATCACACAGCTGGAGATGgccaggcagaagaaagagagcGAGGCCCAGGAGTGGCAACAAAAG GCACAGATGGTACAGGAGGACCTAGAAAAGACCAAAGAGGAGTTGAAGACTGCCATGAGTACCCCTCACGTCACTGAGCCCATGCACTCTGAGAATGAGCATGATGATGAGCAGGATGAGAACGCGGCAGAAGCCAGCGCTGAGCTGCGGTCAGAGGCCACCATCAAGGACCGCAGCGAGGAGCAGCGCACCACTGAGGCAGAGAAGAACGAACGGGTCCAGAAACACTTGAAG GCTCTTTCCTCAGAGCTGGCAAATGCTCGGGATGAAACCAAGAAGACAGCCAATGACATGATCCATGCTGAGAACATGCGCCTAGGCCGAGACAAGTACAAGACCCTGCGTCAGATTCGACAGGGCAACACCAAGCAGCGCATTGACGAGTTTGAGTCCATGTAA
- the MSN gene encoding moesin isoform X1, producing the protein MPKTISVRVTTMDAELEFAIQPNTTGKQLFDQVVKTIGLREVWFFGLQYQDTKGFSTWLKLNKKVTAQDVRKESPLLFKFRAKFYPEDVAEELIQDITQRLFFLQVKEAILNDDIYCPPETAVLLASYAVQSKYGDFNKEVHKSGYLASDKLLPQRVLEQHKLNKDQWEERIQVWHEEHRGMIREDAVLEYLKIAQDLEMYGVNYFSIKNKKGSELWLGVDALGLNIYEQNDRLTPKIGFPWSEIRNISFNDKKFVIKPIDKKAPDFVFYAPRLRINKRILALCMGNHELYMRRRKPDTIEVQQMKAQAREEKHQKQMERALLENEKKKRELAEKEKEKIEREKEELMERLKQIEEQTKKAQQELEEQTRRAMELEQERKRAQEEAEKLAKERREAEEAKEALLKASHDQQKTQEQLAAEMAELTARITQLEMARQKKESEAQEWQQKAQMVQEDLEKTKEELKTAMSTPHVTEPMHSENEHDDEQDENAAEASAELRSEATIKDRSEEQRTTEAEKNERVQKHLKALSSELANARDETKKTANDMIHAENMRLGRDKYKTLRQIRQGNTKQRIDEFESM; encoded by the exons ATCAGCGTGCGTGTTACTACGATGGATGCTGAGCTGGAGTTTGCCATCCAGCCCAACACTACAGGGAAGCAACTCTTTGATCAG gttgTCAAGACAATTGGTCTAAGGGAGGTGTGGTTTTTTGGACTTCAGTATCAGGACACCAAGGGCTTCTCAACATGGCTGAAATTGAACAAAAAG GTAACAGCACAGGATGTACGCAAAGAAAGCCCCTTGCTTTTCAAATTCCGTGCCAAGTTCTACCCAGAGGATGTGGCAGAAGAGCTGATCCAGGACATCACACAGCGCCTCTTCTTCCTTCAAGTGAAGGAAGCAATTCTGAACGATGACATTTATTGCCCTCCAGAAACAGCTGTCCTTCTGGCTTCTTATGCTGTCCAGTCAAAATATGGAGACTTCAACAAAGAGGTACACAAGTCTGGCTACCTTGCAAGTGATAAGCTGCTCCCACAGAG AGTCCTGGAGCAGCACAAGCTTAACAAGGATCAGTGGGAGGAGAGGATTCAAGTGTGGCATGAGGAGCATCGAGGAATGATTAG AGAAGATGCTGTCTTGGAGTACCTGAAAATTGCACAGGATCTGGAAATGTATGGTGTGAACTACTTCAGCATTAAGAACAAGAAGGGCTCTGAACTCTGGCTAGGTGTAGATGCTCTTGGACTCAACATTTATGAACAGAATGACAG GCTAACACCAAAAATTGGGTTCCCTTGGAGTGAGATCAGAAATATCTCATTTAATGACAAGAAATTTGTTATCAAGCCTATTGACAAGAAAGCACCG GACTTTGTGTTCTATGCCCCTCGGTTACGGATTAACAAACGGATCTTGGCACTTTGCATGGGGAACCATGAGCTCTACATGCGTAGACGTAAACCAGATACCATTGAGGTGCAGCAGATGAAGGCACAGGCTCGGGAAGAGAAGCATCAGAAACAGATGGAAAG AGCCCTACTGGAGAATgagaagaagaagagggagttggcagaaaaggagaaggaaaagattgaACGTGAGAAGGAGGAACTAATGGAGAGACTCAAGCAGATTGAAGAGCAAACCAAGAAAGCTCAGCAAG aactgGAAGAACAGACCCGCAGAGCTATGGAGCTGGAACAGGAGAGAAAACGAGCtcaagaggaagcagagaagctTGCTAAAGAAcgtagagaagcagaagaagcaAAGGAGGCCCTATTGAAAGCATCCCATGATCAACAAAAGACCCAGGAACAGCTG GCTGCTGAGATGGCAGAACTCACAGCTAGAATCACACAGCTGGAGATGgccaggcagaagaaagagagcGAGGCCCAGGAGTGGCAACAAAAG GCACAGATGGTACAGGAGGACCTAGAAAAGACCAAAGAGGAGTTGAAGACTGCCATGAGTACCCCTCACGTCACTGAGCCCATGCACTCTGAGAATGAGCATGATGATGAGCAGGATGAGAACGCGGCAGAAGCCAGCGCTGAGCTGCGGTCAGAGGCCACCATCAAGGACCGCAGCGAGGAGCAGCGCACCACTGAGGCAGAGAAGAACGAACGGGTCCAGAAACACTTGAAG GCTCTTTCCTCAGAGCTGGCAAATGCTCGGGATGAAACCAAGAAGACAGCCAATGACATGATCCATGCTGAGAACATGCGCCTAGGCCGAGACAAGTACAAGACCCTGCGTCAGATTCGACAGGGCAACACCAAGCAGCGCATTGACGAGTTTGAGTCCATGTAA